The sequence below is a genomic window from Dehalococcoidales bacterium.
TTTACGCAGCCCAACCATGTGCCCCAGATGTATATCAGGGAAGCTGGGATCGAACCCTTCTTTCAAGCGCAGCTTTTCACCAGATAGCAAACGGTTCCTTAGTTCATCTTCAATAATGACTTCCGCTACGCCTCTTTTTAAAAGAGATTCGATCTTGGCTACTTCGTTATTCATTTTTGATTTGTTTTGGTTATCCTTTCCATTATTGACCTGACATTTGTGATATCGTCGGCTATTTGTTTTTTTAGCGAATCCTCTCCGGTAAAAGCAATTTCATCTCGAATATATTCGACAAACTCAACTTCTATATTTTTTCCATAAAGCGAATTGTCAAAATCAAGAATATGTACCTCGATCAGTCTCTCCGTGCCGCCAAATGTTGGGCCAGTACCTATATTGGTAGCCGAAGCGAGCTTCTGACCATCAAACATGGCAATAGTTGCATATATACCGTTAGGAGGTATGGCAAAAGCC
It includes:
- a CDS encoding riboflavin kinase — its product is GSIVSSTAIRSLISEGKIRQAADMLVRNYSLKGTVTIGKGIGRKLGFPTANIPVNPAFAIPPNGIYATIAMFDGQKLASATNIGTGPTFGGTERLIEVHILDFDNSLYGKNIEVEFVEYIRDEIAFTGEDSLKKQIADDITNVRSIMERITKTNQK